The DNA sequence ACAACGGAGGAGATATCGCTGTTCTCTCCGACCGGACGGTAAAAATCGGCCTCTATGCGGGAACCTCACCCATCTCCGGAACATGCGCATTTGTTCTCCCGCCCCAGGAGGAAATACTCGGCGTCTGTACTTCCTCTGCAACCGTCGGACCCTCGGTTTCCTTCGGAACGGCAGATGCGGTGACAGTCTTTTCCCGCAATGTATCTCTTGCGGATGCATGGGCTACATCAATCTGCAACCGGACGGGAAGGAATGAGGATGATGTCCTTGCAGGCCTTCCCCCGGAGGGGATTGATGGGGTATTCATCGTCCTTGGAGACCGGATCTCCTGTCGGGGTGAGATCCCGGAGGTCATCTCCGCCGATGTCGACCTCTCACTCATTACGTCAGGGCGATGAGGGGCAGACATCATGCCTGCTCATCGGCCCACCCAACTGCATCACGATAGGCATTTTTCCCTATAAATCTCTGAAGAATCTCTTCTCCATCGCTCACCAGTATTTCCGGCGTCTCATCAGGCACAATGAAGACGAGCTCCAAGAGGTCGCGCTCCTCTGCTAGGACCCCTTTTCGAACCGCACTTGCAGGAACCAGACTGAGCCTTTCGTCCACCAGGATGTCGGGCACCTCCCGGAAATAGTAATAGAACACCTGGTACGCATTTAAAAAGTCCGAAAAGAGCAGTTCGCTTCGGGTCTCCGGGTCGAGATCTTCAATAATTTCTGCGAGCACCGGCATATCATCATCGGCAATCTCCAGGATTTTGTCGGCGAGTTGTGCCAGGTCATAATAGTCTATCATATGGGTACCTCCCCTTCGCAGAACATATCCGCTGTACCATGCTTTCCTTTGTACTACCGCGCGGGTAAAAAACTATATCCTCCTTTCGGGGCAAAATGATGAGCGTGCGAGAAGAGGAAACAGACTGGGCGCTGTACCATAAAATTCAGGCGGCCCAGAGTATCACCTGCGAGCAGCTGGTCACAGATTCCGGCCTCCCGGAAGAGATTATTGCTGCCTCACTGCAGCGGATGGAACGCGGTCATCTCATCCGGCAGACACCGGAAGGCATACGCCTCTTATCGCTGCAGGAGATGCTATTCTCCTGCAGGTTGGCAAATACCATGAAAGATACCCCTTTTGTTCTGGAAAACGGCGTAATAAGAGTAAAAAAGAATGGTGATGACTCCGATGCCTGACGAGGTCGCAGTACTTCGTCTGGGTCACCGCCCCGAACGGGACCAGAGAGTGACGACACACGTGGGACTGACCGCCCGGGCCCTCGGGTGCAAAGGGATGTATCTCGCAGCCAATGATCCGGGAGTCAAAAAATCCATTGAGGATGTGGCGGAGAGATGGGGGGGAGAGTTCTTTGTCGTAAATGACGTCTCATGGCGGCGCTGCATACATGATTGGAAAGATGCCGGCGGCATCGTTGTTCACCTGACCATGTACGGTCTGCGGATGACGGACGTGGAGGCCGACATCCGGGCATCCGGAAAGATTCTCATAGTCGTCGGCGCGGAAAAAGTCCCCTCGGACATCTACTCGCTTGCCGATTACAATCTCTCGGTCACCACCCAGCCGCATTCGGAGATCTCGAGCCTCGCCCTTATCCTCGACCATATCTTCGAAGGCGCAGAGCTCAACCGCGAATATCCGGATGCGCAGATGAAGATCATCCCTACGGCATGCGGCAAGAGGTTTGAGGAGTGAAGGGGACAGTCCTCATCGCAGGATTTGCCACGCGCCACGTCGTCCAGTCCGCATGGCGTGCAGGGTACGAGGTCTGTGCCATCGACCATTTCTGCGATCAGGATCTCACCTGGTACGCAAAGGAATGGTCCATATTTGAAGAACTCGACCAGATCCCCTCCCTTATTGAGGATTATATCAACCGCTATCCCATTGATGCGATTATCACCACATCCGGAGCAGAAACCATTGCCGGCGACCCCAGGTTCTGCGGTACGCCACCGGATATCGCCGGCCGTTTCCTCGACAAATCACGGATACAGGAATTTTTCCTCGAAACGGGCATCCCAGCCCCCGCGGTTCTGCCCGAAGGCGTCTACCCTGCCTTCATCAAACCGCTGAACGGAGCAGGGGGCTGGAGAAACAGTCTGGTCCGCACGGAGGCAGAGGAGGAGGCCTGGCGGGAACTCTGGCCGGACGACCCGTATATCCGGCAGACCCCCATTTCCGGAACCCCCTGTAGTGTATCCTGCATCGCAAACGGCACGGAGGCACGCGCGATCGCAGTGAACGAACAGTTCATGCGGGGGGGAGACGGTGAGCGTGCCTTCGGGTTTGCCGGTGCCTGTACCCCCTTCGCCACGGAGGAAACGGAGGCTCTCGCAGATATTGCGGAACGGATTGTCACGGCGAGCGGCTGTGTCGGATCAGTAGGAGTTGACTTCATCGTCTCGGAGGACGGGATATACGCCATCGAAATTAACCCGCGGTTCCAGGCGACTCTCGATATCGTTGAAGAGTCGCTCGCCAGAAGTGTCTTTGATCTCCACCTCGATGCCTGCAGGGGAAGGATCCCTCCCGTGCGTCCGTTGCCAGCCGGGTATGTCGCACGAACCATTCTCTTTGCCGACCATGACCTGAGAGTCGGGGATGACCTGAAACACCTCGCACCGGCAGTTGCCGATATCCCCTGGAAAGGAACGGAGATCGAGGAGGGAAGCGCAGTGATCAGCGTCTACGGCAGAGGCTCCTCACGGGACGAGGCGCTCAGCCTGTTGGATAAGACTATTACACAAGTACGTGAATATATGAGCAGATGGTAACGGCGGAAGAGGCAATACAAAACGAGGCGGTTCGCGCATATCTTATGCGTATGATAGGGGAAGCAGGGCTTGCACTGGTGGAAGACTTTGGATTTGAGATAGAGAAAACGGATGAAGAGCTCGCCGAAGAGACGGGGATCAATCTCAACACCGTCAGGAACACTCTCTATACACTCTATGGGAAACGCCTTGCCGAATACCGGAGGGAGAAAAACCAGGAGACCGGCTGGCTCACCTACAAGTGGAAGCTCAGGCTGGACCGCATCGATGATGCCATCACCGAGGATATGGAAGAGGTGCTGGAGAAACTCCAGGCCCGCGAACGCTATGAAGACGAGAACGATTTCTACATCTGCAAAAACTGCGGGATCGTCTACACCTTCGATGAGGCACTGCTTCGGGAGTTCACCTGTTCGTGTGACACACCGATGGACCACTTTGACAACGAACTCATCCTGCAGGCACTGAAACGGCGTGTCGAACAGATGAAGGCCTCGCTGGGTAAAGTGTGACACCGACGTCCGATTCTTCTATCACTCCCCTTTCTTTTCTTCGCATCGCAGGATGCAGTGATAATGTCATTCGCCATTGTATGGCCGTCCGCGACCTCGCCCTCCGGTTCTGCGAACGGTCAGGCGCCGACACAGAACTGGTTGAGTGGGGTGCGATGCTTCATGACATCGGGCGGGCGCGCAGCCATGGTCTCGACCACGGCCAATTGGGAGCGGATATGTGCAGGTCAATGAATATCCCGGAAGAGATTGCCCGAATCGTCGAATGTCATATCGGTGCAGGGTTGACGGCAGACCAATGCCGCAGGGATGGTCTGAAAGAGATCAATTGTGTCCCGTCAACGATTGAGGAGAAGATTGTGGCGCATGCTGACAATCTCATTCGCGGGACGGAAGAGATCACCCTCGAAGAGCGCCTCAGGTACTCCAAAGACCTTCCTGAAGAAATTAAAAAAAGAATCATAGCTCTCGCAGAGGAAATTGAGCGCTATCGTTCGGAATAATCAGAGAATCAGTTTTCTCACCTGACTGAGATCCCGAAGCTCCTTGAAGACCTCGGGCGGCAGGGGATCTTCCACGATGATCACGAGTTTCGGATCCTCGGAGAGATGGGGATCGGTGACAAATATTTGCCGTATGCCGATGTCGTGGCCGGTGAGCACCGCAACAGCGGCACCGACTATCCCTTTCTGTCCGGCATCCTTCGGAAGGACGGTAATGACCGTCAGACCCAGGGATTCGGCAACCCGTGACAGGTCAGGCGTCGCCTGCATATTCAGAAAGATCTCCGCAAATTTCTCCATCGAAAGAATACGTTTGACCGTTGCGTCAACCACTCTTCGATCCGTTCCGATGGCCTTTGAGAGATGGGTCGCAGGGATCTCGATGCCGTTTATCGTCACTCTCCCCCGTTCGTTGATACCCAACCCGTTTTCAAGGAGAAACCGGACCACCTGTGACTGTGAAGGAGAATCGCTGAACTGCTCGAGAATTGTCGCCCACATCGAACATAGGTATACGCTCCAGACCATAAAAATACACCAGATGCAATCGCCGCTGCCCTGAGGGCGTCAGATATATGAGTGTTCTGGAATGATTCCGACCCAAATCAAAACATATTTCTCTGCCAAGCACATTGTATATAGGGTAACAGGACGGCACAAACGGTTTGACCGGTTGCCTGTTCGCCGACGCATGAAAATCAGCATTTTTGTGTGCGGGGGTTGCCGAGCCAGGTCAAAGGCGCTAGGTTGAGGGCCTAGTCTCGTAGGAGTCCGAGCGTTCGAATCGCTCCCCCCGCATTTTCATTAATTTTTTCGGGCACACGAAGTGCTCTTCACATCTCCGTTATTGATGCCTTATTCATTCGCAAGGACGTTTTTTTAATGAAAACGGTTCAGAACAGCGACAGATCCTTTCGTTCCGCCCTCTCGTCCTCATCGTACACCTGAAGCGTAAACCGGATAGAAAGGCCTTCTTCCGGCCTTCCGTTGATACGATCCTCGGGACGAATTTTGCCGCCATACCGGCGGACAAGGAGACGGGTAATGTGCAGTCCGAGGCCGCGTCCACCGGACTCGTTCAGATTCTCCTGGAAATAAGAGAAAATGCGTGATTTTTTTTCATCGGGGATCCCCGGACCGTCGTCCTCAATGGATATTGAAATCTCATGATCGGACTCCTCGCCATAAATCCAAATCCGGACTCCCGGACCGCCATGTTTGATACTGTTTCGTATGAGATTCGCGAAGACATCGGAGAGGAGACTGTCAGCCCAGACATAACAGCCGGTCTTCCTGAAAGTGATATCTGCATCCGGATATTGCGAGATCTCGGCTGCGATAAGAGCATCGAGGTTGATGGCGGTCATCTCCCCCGGCACTTCCGTGATACGCCTGATGGTGGTCACATTATTGAGAATGTCGGTGATATGATGCGTGTGCCAGAGTACCTTGTCCGCATACTGTGAACCTTCCGGATGGTAAATTTCCCTGAGATGACGGGAGTAGCCAAGGATAGCGGCATTGGCATTTTTGATATCATGAAGCATGATGTCAAGATAGAGACTCGCATCACTGTAGGCATCCTCGAGACGTTCCTGGAGCATTGCCCTGAGAACCGAACCACCGATCTCGCGGCCAAGAAGCTCGAGCGTCTCTTTTTCAAACTGCGCAAAGGACCACTGCTCCCTGCGGCCGACATAAAGGCCCCCGACGACAACAGAATCGGAGATGAGCGGAATGCCCGCGTAACACAGCGCATCGAGATCCTCAAGGATTTTGGTATCTATCGGCCCCGGAGGCCGTCCGGGAAGATTCTCCACGTAATGCGGCTGTGTTGCAAAGAATACAAGATTATAAGGGAAATCGCGGGTATTCTGCCGTCCATGACGCTCGATAAAAGGCTGCGGCACCCCCAGCGGCGCGATGAGCCGTGCATACTTTGCTTCGGGATTGCGCAGGTAGACCCAGCCAAGATCAAACTGCATAAGACTTACCACACGCTCAATCATCTCTTCGAGCATTCCCTCGAGCGTATCCACGGAATTTGCTGCCCGTATCAGTTCGTTGATAATCTGCAGCTGTTTGTTGCGTGTGGATATTTCGGCCTGGGTTCGCTTTTGCCTGCTGATATCATGAATTATCAGCTCGTTGCCCTCTTTTCCGTCAATAACAACCGGAACCGAGATAATTTCGACATCAATCTGTTTTCCGTCCGCCGTGGTGAGTACATCCTCAACGCTCCGCATGTCAGCTGAACGATTTGAACCAGCCCGTCTGAGACGATCCAAAAAACCGGATAAATCAGGCCCATCCGAAAGTATTACCCCCCCCTCACCACTCTCCCGATATTTCCCCCTGGAACCAAGCATCAGGGCGGCGGCAGCATTCATGTAGGATATTTCATCATTCCTGGTGACAACCACGCCATCGGGGAGGCTGTCGAGATACCGGACATATTCCTTCATTTCGTCATTCTGGAGAGGCAACTTTGCGTCTGCGACGTCGGATACCCTCATCGCAGCTATGAGCGTTTCCTCATGGTCTGGCAGGTAGGTAGCCTGAAGGAGATATTCAGGATATCTCCCATATCGATCAAGAATCCGCGCGATATACCGGTCAGGGACGACCGCATTCCTGTCCCGTCGCAGGGTATGATAATGGAGGACCTGAATCAGGTCGTCCTCGTGCAGAATATCCGAGATATGCGCGTATGAACCAGCCTCGTCCTCTCTGAAACCGAAGGAATCCTGGCTGGCACGGTTGGCATACTGTATCAGACCTTCCCTGTCGATGATAAAAATAGGAGTCCCTGTCAATGAAGCGATGGCATCCCCTACCGCAACATCGGCAGGAATCGGAAAGAACGTTTCTTCACGCTCTTCTTTTTTTTCCTTATATCCGGCCATTTCAGATTCAACGCCTGCAATGGACTCAGGGAAGGCCCATAGTGAAGAATTGTGAACAGAACCATTTGAAGCTATCCCTTCGACCGCCCGCCACGGGTTTAACTTTCCCCATGCACTTTAATTGAGGAGATATATGGCCGCATTAATGATTGCGGCAAAGGAGACCCATACAATGTATGGCACGAGGAGATAGGCGGCGACCCTGTCTATCCGGTAAAACGACCATATCGACGCGACGATTGCACCCCACAGGGCGCAAATGACAAACAACCCCGCAAGGGGGCTCTGCATACCGAAGAATGCGTATGACCATGCGATGTTGAGAGCCAGCTGAACGCCAAATATTCCCCCGGCCACCCGGACATGACCATCCTCAAACCCCTTTCTCAGAACAAGGTACAAGGCGATCCCCATGAGAATATAAAGAGTCGTCCAGACGACAGGAAATGCAAGAGGCGGGGGAAGAAACCATGGTTTCACGAGCTCTTCGGCATACCATGACCCGGGGCCGGTTTCAGTCACAAATGAACCGAGGACACCGGCTACATTCGTGCAAATGATGCATCCGGCAAGGAGGAGAAGAGAACGGGAGGAGTCCACGAATGTTCCCATGCACGAACTGATGCTACCATTGATAATAGTCTTTCCTGCCGATTGTCGTCACGCATGCCCTTATGCGTTCCTGCGCACAAAGAATATGCGAAAGGCCCGAGTATGAATACCATGAACGCCATCCCGGAACCACTCCCCCCGTGCATTCTCTTTGACATGGATAACACACTGTATGACTTTTTCCACGCAAAAAATGCGGCGTGTGCAAGGGTCGCAGATCTTGCAGGAGTAGGTTCCGGTGCAGAACTCTTCAGATATTTTCTGAACGGGACTCACGGGTTTGAGCATCACCACAATATCCGTGATTATCTCTCAGACCACGGAGTATTTTCCGAGAGCCTGTACATTAAGGGGTGTCGGGTTTATGAAGAAGAAAAGGTTGCATCACTCCATCTGTACCCCGGGGTTAAAGAGACCATCCACGCCCTCCATGAAAGGGGGGTGAAGCTTGCAATCGTCACCGATGCGGAAAGTCCGCAGGCGGAGACGCGTATGCAGGCAATTGGCCTTCGTCAGTACTTTGATACGGTGGTCACCCCGGATATCTCGGGAAAGAGAAAACCGAATCCGGATACCTTTCTGACGGCACTCGACCACCTCGGGGAGACGCCCGGGGTCAGCTGGGTCGTCGGGGACAGCCCAAAGAGAGAGATCGAACCTGGAAATGCCCTGGGAATGAAAACCATCTATGCCAGGTACGGCGACTGGATCGGCATTCCGTATCCCCAGATTGTCCCGAATTATTCCATTCAGTCATTTACCGAGATCAAAACGATCTTCGGGCTGGAGTGATCGGGACTGGAAAAGGAGCCTATCCTTGTCAGGAGGATGGATCGCACCCGCATCACCACAAGCTGACCTGAAGTTCATATTTTTACGGGATTGATTCGCACCTATTCGCTTTCACGTATTGTGATGCGCCTCTTTCCCACAGCTCCAACGATCTGCTTGCCGTCGTATATCATCGTTATATTGAATATCGTCATTTCCCATATTTTACTACAGAGAAACGGGCATGGTCCCGAAATTGTCATGAAATATTTTTCCCATAGTCCACAGGGCCGATACCCTGAGATTGATACTGCACGCGGCATCGCCATCCTGATGATGGTCACCTTCCATCTGCTCTTTGATCTGAACTATTTCGGGGTCATGGACATTGAAGTATCCTCAGGATTCTGGCGGATCTTCGCGATTATTTGCGCATCACTCTTCGTTTTTCTCGTTGGCCTGTCATTGTCCATATCCAAGGACCGGGCGATTGCGAAAGGTATCAGCGGGCAGAAACTGTGGAAAAAATACCTGATGCGCGGAGGCGGTCTCCTCCTCATGGGTTTGGGAATTACTGCCATCACTTACCTTGCCATCGGAGACGGTTTCATCCTTTTCGGCATCCTCCATCTCATCGGGACATCGATCATGCTTTCCCCCCTTTTCTTCCGCTTTGGAAAGGGCAACATCTACCTGGGATGCTCGCTTTTCATTTTTTCGATTCTGCTGGCGGGCATAACCGGGCCGATCTGGCTTGCCTGGCTCGGATTTCACCCGGCTCATTTTTATTCCATCGACTATGAACCGCTCATCCCGTGGTTTGGCCTCGTCCTTGTCGGACTCGGTGCAGGTTCGTACCTCTACCCGGAGGGAAAACCGCGGTGGTCAGCCGACATCCGCACCGGCCCGATTTCCGGATTTCTGGCCCTCGCCGGCAGGCACTCCCTGCTGATATATCTCGTCCACCAGCCCGTGATTATTGGTCTAATGATGGCAACAGGCCTCCTGGACCCCGGTTTGCTGTTCTAGCTCCCGGAATCCAACGCGGCTTACCTACCCTGTCCGCTATTCCCAAAAAAAACCGGGACATCACAGAAGGCATTTCCATCAAAGAGACCACGGTCTGTGATTCGCAGTTCCGGAATAACCGTCAGGGACAGAAAAGATAGATACATGAAGGGATGGGCAATGGCTCCCAGGCCACGGGCACGGCTTTCAATCTCCGACAATCGGGTCGCCACCTCATCATATGGAAGGGTGGACATCAGCCCTCCGCTCTCCAGGGGAAGCAGGGCGACCTCGTCCCCCTCGGCGACCGCCATCCCGCCGTCTGCCGCCACGACCGCGCGAACGGCACTCAGGAGGGAATGGTCATCCGCCCCCGCAGCAACAATATTATGAGAATCATGTGCGACGCTCGATGCAATCGCTCCTCTCATCAGGCCAAGGCCGCGGACGATACCGACACCGCACCCGGAACCCCGGTACCGGTCGCATACGATGACCTTCAATAAATCTCTCGAGGGGTCGGGAACGCTTTTTGCCTCCACCTCCTCGATCGCTGAGCGGGTAAGGATCTGCCCCTCGATGATGTCAATGACCCGTGCAGGCCCGGAACCTTTGAGGGAAAGGGCGCCCATGTCCGGCAGGGAACAGCAAAATGGCTTTGCAAGCGGGGGACGTCTGGAATATCCCGGGTCTTCCCATAGAAAGCCGCGTTTATAGGTAGAGATGACCTGAAACCCGTCGTGATCATCGATTATACAGAAGTCCGCAAGTCTCCCCGGGCCAAGAGCTCCGCGGTCGTCAAGACGGAATCGCTCGGCGGGAGAGAGAGTGGCCATACGGTAGACGAGCTCTGCATCCGCCCCCCCATCGATTGCCTTGCGGATGCAGTCGTCTATATGGCCCTCCGAGACCAGCATGTCAACATGCCGGTCATCCGTTGCAAACATGACCCGGGAGACGCTGCAGGCACGCACCAGCGGGGTGAGGGCGGAGAGGTTTCTCTCGGTTGAGCCTTCGCGGATCATCACGTACATACCTCGCCGAAGCTTTTCCCGGGCCTCTGCCAGGGTGGTGCATTCATGGTCGCTCTGAATTCCACCGAGGAGATAGGCACAGAGGGCAGAACCGGAGAGATGTGGACAGTGCCCGTCCACGAGGGCGCACAGGTCCAGTTTTTTCCACACCTCTTCGTCACCGGCAAGGACGCCCGGTACGTTCATCATCTCAGCAAGGCCAAGAACGCCTTCCTCTCCGACAAATGAGGCGAGTTCGTCGGCATTCAGCTCTGCTCCCGCCGTTTCAAGGGGGGTGGCGGGGACACAGGACGGAAGCATATACAGGATGTCGAGTGGGGTGTGCCGGCGTTCCTCCAGCATATATCTGAAACCCTCCGTCCCCGCGACATTGGCAATCTCATGCGGATCGGCGACGACGGTCGTCGTACCCCGCGGCAGGACGGCTCTTGCATATTCGACGGGGGTGAGAAGCGAGCTTTCGACATGGACATGTCCGTCGATAAGCCCGGGAAGAACTTTCTTACCCCTGAGACTGACCGTCGATGCTGCGGTGTACTCGCCAAAGCCTACGACATATCCGTTCTTTACGACAAATGACACATCCTCCTCCCACTCACATGAGAAAGGATTGAAAAGAGTCGCCTCGGTAAAAAAGATGTCGCCCGCCTCATTTCCAAGGGCGGTTTCGAGGAGTGACCGCATTCTTTAGACCTCGATATCCCTGATGACACTTGAAATGCGCTCGCCATCCTTTGTAATATAGATATGGAGACGGTAGTTGCCGGGTTCGAGTTCAACGGGGAATACAACGGTATTTTCACCGGGCTCAAGAGTCACCGGTTGGACGATTTTATCCACCTGCACCTGACGGAATCCCGAGAGATCATAGATGGTCACCTGCATGGCCTTATCCGTCGTCTCCCCGTTGTAGGAGACCCGAACCGTTATTCCATCCCCGCCATATGTCGCATCGTGAATCGAATACGTCAGGCACCCCGCACACAGAGAAATGGCGAGAATTGCAATGAAGATTCCATATACCGCGATAGTACGGGACATGAAAGAGTATGTAAAACGAGGATAATGTTATAGTATTTGATTTGCATCAGCAGCCGCCGGGTCAGAAGCACTCCTCGATAAATCCCTGAAGTGACTCTAAGGCGTTTTCACCCGTCAGCGCTGACATCGTCGATGTGAAGGCGCCGGAGGAAATCTCCACGTACCGCTGGGGTGACGACAAGGCATGATCACATTTGTTCAGAAATACCGCATAGGGAATAGTCCCGACGGACAATGCGGTACATAACGAACGGGTCATATCATCCGGTTCCCGGGTGGTATCCACGATGACGATTGCGCCATGCATACCCCGGGAGAGAATCTCACGGACGAATTCAAACCGTTCCTGTCCGGGGGTTCCGAAGAGATAGATTTTTTTCCCCCCGACGATCACCCTTCCAAAGTCGAGAGCGACCGTCGTCGGTACATCGCCTGCCTTGGTATCGACATTGCGTGCCTGAGGATCAATCGAACGAATGAATGAGGATTTTCCCGCATTATACGCCCCAAATATGACGATTTTTATTTTGTCCGTCCCCATCTGTACGGTGGTTTGTCGGTTGAAGATATAAAATTTCCAATATTGGTTTGATATTTCGTCAATCATGAGCATTCCAAAGGATTTTAGTTCAGAGGAAAGCCTACAATCTATATAACCACTTCAGGAGACGCAGGGACGAATATGCCGGTCATCACGTTCGCACATCACAAGGGAGGAACAGGGAAAACCACTGCCTGTCTGAATATTGGCGGATTTTTAAAGAAAACCGGGAAGAAGGTGCTCATTATTGACTGTGACCCGCAGGCAAATGCGACCTCCGGTCTCGGGATCGAGCCCGGAACGGCAGACCATGACATCTACGACGTCTTCATGTCCGGGACGGAAGGATTCGAAAGGGTTCCTCTGAAAAGCGCCATCATCCGCGGCGCTGATGTACCGGATCTCTGCCCCGCATCACTCGATCTTGCCGGTGCCGAACCGTATCTCTATGAACGTGAAGACCACGTATCGATCCTCCATGATGCGGTAGGCCCGATAACCAGAAGATACGACGTCGTCCTGATCGATACACCCCCCAGTATGGGTCAGTTTCTCATCAACGGCCTTGTCGCCGCCGACCATACGGTGATCACCATGGATACCGGCCCCTTCGCCCTTCAGGGCATCGAGAGCCTGAGGACCATATTTTCCGATATCAGCGAAAACACCGGTGTCACCGTAGTT is a window from the Methanovulcanius yangii genome containing:
- the ade gene encoding adenine deaminase — translated: MRSLLETALGNEAGDIFFTEATLFNPFSCEWEEDVSFVVKNGYVVGFGEYTAASTVSLRGKKVLPGLIDGHVHVESSLLTPVEYARAVLPRGTTTVVADPHEIANVAGTEGFRYMLEERRHTPLDILYMLPSCVPATPLETAGAELNADELASFVGEEGVLGLAEMMNVPGVLAGDEEVWKKLDLCALVDGHCPHLSGSALCAYLLGGIQSDHECTTLAEAREKLRRGMYVMIREGSTERNLSALTPLVRACSVSRVMFATDDRHVDMLVSEGHIDDCIRKAIDGGADAELVYRMATLSPAERFRLDDRGALGPGRLADFCIIDDHDGFQVISTYKRGFLWEDPGYSRRPPLAKPFCCSLPDMGALSLKGSGPARVIDIIEGQILTRSAIEEVEAKSVPDPSRDLLKVIVCDRYRGSGCGVGIVRGLGLMRGAIASSVAHDSHNIVAAGADDHSLLSAVRAVVAADGGMAVAEGDEVALLPLESGGLMSTLPYDEVATRLSEIESRARGLGAIAHPFMYLSFLSLTVIPELRITDRGLFDGNAFCDVPVFFGNSGQGR
- a CDS encoding GTP-binding protein, which gives rise to MGTDKIKIVIFGAYNAGKSSFIRSIDPQARNVDTKAGDVPTTVALDFGRVIVGGKKIYLFGTPGQERFEFVREILSRGMHGAIVIVDTTREPDDMTRSLCTALSVGTIPYAVFLNKCDHALSSPQRYVEISSGAFTSTMSALTGENALESLQGFIEECF
- a CDS encoding ParA family protein, translated to MPVITFAHHKGGTGKTTACLNIGGFLKKTGKKVLIIDCDPQANATSGLGIEPGTADHDIYDVFMSGTEGFERVPLKSAIIRGADVPDLCPASLDLAGAEPYLYEREDHVSILHDAVGPITRRYDVVLIDTPPSMGQFLINGLVAADHTVITMDTGPFALQGIESLRTIFSDISENTGVTVVPAMAIITRGKVLREEMTPGAAVMDGLRRLIGISGRNDQERTRFLEIMAALEHEFPLACAIPYDPLVPEAQKRGIPISECGRESPAASEYARIAEIVGGWK